One Alosa alosa isolate M-15738 ecotype Scorff River chromosome 22, AALO_Geno_1.1, whole genome shotgun sequence DNA segment encodes these proteins:
- the bnip3 gene encoding BCL2/adenovirus E1B 19 kDa protein-interacting protein 3 — protein sequence MTTEKQNIPDENLQGSWVELHFNNGGSATPPAPSGGEEQQLPGPAAASGDMEKMLLEAQHESGRSSSRGSLPCDSPPRSQTPLHLRRGSDVNSSGGKNSSQSEEDFLERRREVENLMKKNADWIWDWSSRPENIPPKEFLLKHPKRSSALSIRNTSMMKKGGIFSAEFLKVFLPSLLVSHILAIGLGVYIGRRLTTPTSTF from the exons ATGACGACAGAGAAACAAAATATCCCTGATGAAAATTTACAAG GCTCCTGGGTGGAGCTTCACTTCAATAATGGCGGCAGTGCAACCCCCCCAGCCCCGAGTGGAGGGGAAGAACAGCAGCTtcctggccctgctgctgccagTGGGGACATGGAGAAAATGCTGCTGGAGGCTCAGCACGAGTCGGGCAGGAGCAGCTCCAGGGGAAGCCTACCCTGTGACAG TCCTCCAAGGTCACAGACACCTTTGCACTTGCGCAGGGGTTCCGATGTGAACAGCTCTGGAGGCAAAAATAGCTCACAG TCTGAGGAGGACTTCCTTGAAAGACGGCGAGAGGTGGAGAACCTTATGAAGAAAAACGCAGACTGGATCTGGGACTGGTCAAGTCGACCAGAAAACATTCCGCCTAA GGAGTTCTTGCTGAAGCACCCAAAGCGCTCATCTGCCCTCAGCATAAGGAACACCAGCATGATGAAGAAAGGGGGCATATTCTCTGCAGAATTCCTGAAGGTGTTTCTCCCTTCGCTGTTGGTCTCACACATTCTCGCTATAGGCTTGGG GGTGTATATTGGAAGACGGCTCACAACTCCTACCAGCACCTTCTGA